The following proteins are co-located in the Microcystis wesenbergii NRERC-220 genome:
- the cmr6 gene encoding type III-B CRISPR module RAMP protein Cmr6, protein MSHSPLQRPNRPQKPTLKNQAIKPTNNNQPPKKPLSGGGGNNNGGGGNNNPPPPSPWLDPENEPQPDQSASFVEYLRWMRAADYPHKDATKTQILQTAQENANYTQRLEQLHRRTQLLAKDGIAFQVKSTWRIRVGGHRGPESILLPAFDALGMPYIPSSTLRGVARNQAIREIMAENNLEWKDAEKEIAPYFGDINAKEEKNKTGKVVFFDAYPLPSKNGGLEMDMANNIWSWKDDSMEYSPNPNPFFSLKESTFLIGLRLASNCQDEKILEQVKQWLKKGLQLGIGSQVNSGYGELKPINDNIHPDNNKNGHDSGFYRLDFELEGQLIHGYQRFTQWQWNDRRNEWQMRSAPVAEVRPTAFKSMMRYWFRVFASGVLPINEVQEIEAKLFGGINPKKYGVQEIEAKLFGSINPKNKKYGYLKVNTTETPSHHNNEQHGSVILSLSTETPTSQINSLKKLYKHLLWFIVNMGGIGQGARRPKYKRSSNPQIRGCTIYINNDEEFWETPNSIQRVQRQFQARLRDFYNSLGQVVGADIDPNNLRTVGQVSQNFWNDVADSNCKILVCKGENSSNKVYALKVLHSPEFNPNGNYNPDLCGKVGRKKEDTKPSPVWIANVGDDHFSCQIVTVFGANLNPRQEFIKQLRSNTSPQNFAQIFPL, encoded by the coding sequence ATGTCCCATAGCCCCTTACAACGTCCTAATCGCCCTCAAAAACCCACCCTAAAAAATCAAGCTATAAAACCCACAAATAACAACCAACCCCCTAAAAAGCCTCTTAGTGGTGGCGGTGGCAATAATAACGGCGGTGGCGGCAATAACAATCCTCCTCCACCCTCACCGTGGTTAGACCCCGAAAACGAACCTCAACCCGACCAATCAGCCAGTTTTGTCGAATATCTCCGTTGGATGCGTGCTGCCGACTATCCACACAAAGATGCGACTAAAACCCAAATTCTGCAAACAGCCCAAGAAAATGCTAACTACACTCAGCGTCTTGAACAACTCCATCGGCGTACCCAACTGTTAGCGAAAGACGGAATCGCTTTTCAAGTCAAATCCACTTGGCGTATTCGTGTCGGTGGTCATCGTGGACCGGAAAGTATTCTTTTACCTGCCTTTGATGCCCTCGGAATGCCCTATATTCCATCTAGTACATTGCGCGGTGTTGCCAGAAACCAAGCCATCCGAGAAATCATGGCGGAAAATAATCTGGAATGGAAAGACGCGGAAAAAGAAATCGCTCCCTATTTTGGTGATATAAACGCCAAAGAGGAAAAAAATAAAACGGGTAAAGTTGTCTTTTTTGATGCCTATCCTTTACCTTCTAAAAACGGGGGGTTAGAAATGGACATGGCTAATAATATTTGGTCATGGAAAGATGATTCTATGGAATATTCTCCTAACCCTAATCCTTTTTTCTCTCTCAAAGAATCAACTTTTTTAATTGGTTTACGTCTAGCTAGTAACTGTCAAGATGAAAAGATACTTGAACAGGTAAAACAATGGCTGAAAAAAGGTTTACAGCTTGGCATAGGTTCACAAGTAAATAGTGGTTACGGTGAATTAAAGCCAATTAATGATAATATTCATCCTGATAATAATAAAAATGGCCACGATTCGGGGTTTTATCGCTTGGATTTCGAGCTAGAAGGTCAATTAATTCATGGTTATCAAAGATTCACCCAATGGCAATGGAATGACCGACGCAATGAATGGCAAATGCGGAGCGCACCCGTTGCAGAAGTTCGTCCGACAGCCTTTAAATCGATGATGCGATACTGGTTTCGTGTTTTTGCATCCGGAGTTTTACCTATTAACGAAGTTCAAGAGATTGAAGCTAAATTATTTGGAGGTATTAATCCTAAAAAATACGGTGTTCAAGAGATTGAAGCTAAATTATTTGGAAGTATTAATCCTAAAAATAAAAAATACGGTTATCTCAAAGTTAATACTACCGAAACTCCTAGTCATCACAACAATGAGCAACATGGTAGTGTAATTTTATCTCTATCGACCGAGACACCGACAAGTCAAATAAATTCCCTAAAAAAATTGTACAAACATTTACTTTGGTTCATTGTGAATATGGGTGGTATAGGTCAGGGTGCAAGACGACCGAAATACAAAAGAAGCAGTAATCCCCAAATTCGCGGTTGTACGATTTATATTAATAACGATGAAGAATTTTGGGAAACTCCCAATAGTATTCAGCGTGTGCAAAGACAATTTCAAGCTCGTTTAAGAGATTTTTATAACTCTCTAGGGCAAGTTGTCGGCGCTGACATCGATCCTAATAATCTTAGAACAGTGGGTCAAGTATCCCAAAATTTTTGGAATGATGTAGCGGATAGTAATTGTAAAATTTTGGTTTGTAAGGGTGAAAATAGTAGTAATAAAGTTTATGCGTTAAAAGTTCTTCATTCTCCAGAATTTAACCCTAACGGTAACTATAATCCAGACCTTTGTGGCAAAGTAGGTAGAAAAAAGGAAGACACTAAACCATCTCCAGTCTGGATTGCGAATGTAGGAGATGATCATTTTAGCTGTCAGATAGTTACTGTATTCGGTGCTAATCTGAATCCCCGTCAAGAGTTTATCAAACAATTAAGAAGTAATACAAGTCCTCAAAATTTTGCTCAAATATTCCCTTTATAA
- a CDS encoding lipopolysaccharide assembly protein LapA domain-containing protein — translation MNTISNFLASAIVGGWIMTMAVFVIQNIQPVSLKFLQFESIKVPIGILLAFSLAMGFFIAAVIPAFLRKSKKSPRSRFSPPESGLDEFDF, via the coding sequence ATGAATACAATTAGTAATTTTTTAGCTAGTGCTATTGTCGGCGGTTGGATTATGACTATGGCGGTTTTTGTTATCCAAAATATCCAACCAGTTTCTTTAAAGTTTCTACAATTTGAGTCAATTAAAGTACCTATCGGCATTTTATTGGCTTTTTCTTTGGCAATGGGATTTTTTATCGCCGCAGTTATTCCCGCTTTTTTGAGAAAGTCGAAAAAATCTCCTCGCAGTCGCTTTTCTCCCCCAGAATCGGGGTTAGACGAGTTTGATTTTTAA
- a CDS encoding Uma2 family endonuclease: protein MTANLALAKWSVVDYHRMIAAGILIDRRVELLNGDILEMSPEGPLHKDSGEGLANFLRQRLKDKAWVREVGPITLENSEPEPDIAVVFPPRSRYRDHHPYADEIFWLIEISDSTLSKDLTEKKHIYAQAGIAEYWVVAIKNREIYVFRQPINSDYQYQEKFSTGTLSAAAFPDIVISLDTLWSGNIF from the coding sequence ATGACAGCTAATCTTGCCTTAGCTAAATGGTCAGTGGTCGATTATCATCGCATGATTGCGGCGGGAATTTTAATCGATCGGCGTGTAGAATTACTGAATGGAGATATTCTCGAAATGAGTCCAGAAGGCCCTTTACATAAAGACAGTGGAGAAGGATTAGCCAACTTTCTCCGTCAACGTCTCAAGGATAAAGCATGGGTAAGAGAAGTTGGACCCATTACCTTAGAAAACTCAGAACCTGAACCCGATATCGCTGTAGTTTTTCCCCCTCGTTCTCGCTATCGAGATCATCATCCCTATGCTGATGAAATTTTTTGGTTAATCGAAATTTCTGACTCAACTCTCAGTAAAGACTTAACCGAAAAAAAACACATCTATGCCCAAGCTGGTATTGCAGAATATTGGGTAGTTGCCATCAAAAATCGAGAGATTTATGTTTTTCGTCAACCGATAAATTCTGATTATCAATATCAAGAAAAATTTAGTACAGGAACCTTATCTGCTGCTGCATTTCCCGATATTGTTATCTCTCTTGATACCCTTTGGTCAGGTAATATTTTTTAA